In a single window of the Elaeis guineensis isolate ETL-2024a chromosome 6, EG11, whole genome shotgun sequence genome:
- the LOC105046941 gene encoding uncharacterized protein, with amino-acid sequence MRLLEFVSCGRRTVLPEDSPPSRRRMKEAPLPSPRLTEETAAPPLSLTTCAYAEKRRRRSASPWRPSLVAIAEDGTPTATAGVAANGAGRGGGSRMSKAKSTGRVLARTQRDDFQHYGVPTVLPTFSPTAFLF; translated from the exons ATGAGGCTCCTGGAGTTCGTCTCCTGCGGCCGCCGCACGGTGCTGCCCGAGGACTCTCCGCCGAGTCGGCGAAGGATGAAGGAAGCGCCGCTGCCAAGCCCACGGCTGACGGAGGAGACGGCGGCACCGCCGCTGTCCCTGACGACTTGCGCTTATGCTGAGAAGCGCCGGCGGAGGTCGGCATCGCCATGGCGGCCGTCGCTCGTCGCGATCGCCGAGGACGGCACGCCGACGGCGACGGCGGGGGTCGCTGCGAACGGTGCGGGTCGGGGCGGTGGATCGCGGATGTCGAAGGCCAAATCGACAGGGAGGGTTCTCGCTCGCACGCAACGAGACGACTTCCA GCACTATGGAGTTCCCACGGTCCTGCCTACGTTTTCTCCCACTGCCTTCTTATTCTGA